Below is a genomic region from Brassica rapa cultivar Chiifu-401-42 chromosome A08, CAAS_Brap_v3.01, whole genome shotgun sequence.
GTAGATGAATCTGACCTTTGATGCACAGAGTTACTTCTGTTAACTCCACTTGTAGTGGTGATGAACTCATCATCAATCTCATCTACTCTATACTCCGGGAACTCAATCGACGCAACCGAGCTGTCATCAGAGTTGGAGTTATCATAGCTAGAACGGCTACTCCCTCCTCTCCTTGCTCTTCTTCTGTTCCTCGCATTCCTTATATTATCAAACATCTTGTAAAATATACAAGATGTCCACCAGCTTCCTTCATTGCCAGCCACATCCTCAAACTCATCTCCAGTATCATCATCTCCATACTCAATCACATAGTCTCCTAAAACAACTCCTCTCGGAACCTCCGAGTGAATCGTGCTCAACACGTCGATGATCTCAGACGACTGCTGGAAATTCTCCCAGTCGAGCTTCCTCGCGGGATCGATCTTGGAAGGACGAGAGTCCGGATGCTCTGACTGAGCGTGCTTGCGAAGCTCCGTGTAAGTACCCGTGAACCTGCACCGTTCTTCCTCGCAGCAACGTTGTTTCTCGTCAAGACGGAGACGAGCTTCTTCCACAATGACCCACCCGGTGACTTCTCCTCTGCAGAGTGGACACAAAGGTTTGCAACTCTCTTCTAAGACCTTTGACCTTGGCTCatcaggaggaggaggtggtgggtCTGTTCCGTATGCGGTGATGAAACGGTCCAGACAGTTGGAGTGAAGGTGGTCTGTGTTGCAGACGAACGCACGGCATCCGTTGTCGTAAGATGAGCACTGGAGAAGCACGCCGTTGTGAGGGGAGTCTAAGCAAATGGGACAAACTAAGTCGTCCCAATTGATCCTCACCTGGCTGCAAAAGGTCTTTGCTTGAAGGTGGTTCTCGCAAACATGTTGTAGCGCCGCCATAAAGTTCCAAACTTGTTTTAAGTCAAGTGTCTATAAACAGAGATTCGATGCAAACCCTTCTACCTACGTCATTCCTTGATAAAGCAGCCTGCGTATGCAAGTAAAAGGAGACAGCCTGTGAATAAGAATGCAGAGAGACGATTCGATGGAGGCTGACTCATAAAGCCTAAACCTTTGGAAACGATTCAGTCTCTGGTGAATACACACTACAAACCCAGTTAAGGAGACTAGCAGAAATGAGAATTGGATTCCAAAATCAAACCGATTCAGAAACCTATAAGCAGAACCCTAAGCAAAAAAGAGCTAGAAACAGATCCAAATCAATAAATAAGCAAACACATCTGAGAAGCAACAATATCAACAGAGAAGGATCGAATCGAGAAGtcgaagaggaggaagaaggaagaaggagaaggcTGACCTTTGAGATTAGCAGTTTCAAGGGGAAGAAGACGAGATGGGGGTTTCTTGTGGGGGATAGAGTGTTTCAAGCAAAGCCTCCTccttttttttatctctctcctctctcagTCCACCATGTACTACTTTTACCTTTTCaatcattattaaaataaaggTTTACTTGATtagtctaaatattttttaaatgctggttataatattttagtatatgttCAGATCGCATAGGGAAATGATGTATTGATTGATATAATGTTGGAAAACATGTCACTTGTGATTTTACAAAGAGAAATGTCACTACacctaatattaaaaaaaaaacatttttttaatttttactttgTGACCTTCTTCTTTTGTGgccttttctttttatatataaattttgaaattctagttaaatcataaaaagatttattttctgttctacacttttatttatcatttaagattataacttttaatttatgaaagataaattttttaataattaatgtaaacttaaaaaaaaattatatgatgtaGTTATTTTTATCATCGATTAGAATATGCATAAAtagataattaatattattttatttataaaaataaatatattttaattttaatttatatgtttaattttaaaatgacaaataataaatattctAGATGATAGCAAGTCAATATGCTTTTAGTTGGGCCTTCCTAAAGTATTGGGTATGGTACAGATAGTTGGGCTTTGTAAACTAAGAAAGAAGAAGttccaaaataattaaatccAAAAGCTCTTCCCAAAGAGCTTGGTTGTGAAAACGCCAACTGAGATTTCTCCAAAACGCACCCATTGCTAAAGCTTTCCCTGCGTTTTTACACCAACATAAACATTGATTCGACATTTACAATGAGAGACTGGTTGCTAAGAGTATTCTTTTACCTCGCTGTATCGAGCAACTGTGTAGCTAAGCCTTTTCTTCTGTGGGAAGGTGAGACCCAAATAGCTCTAACTCCACAAACAGCCGGTTTAGCTTCTTCTTCACATACAATGGCTCTGTTGTCTAATCTATCATCTGATTCTGGACATCTTTTTGATACTTCTCTTTGCAACACAATGTCTCCGAAATGAATGGTGGTTGAAGGCGATGATCTCTTTTTCTTTAACTGTCTTTTATCATCAAGAGGAGCTATGATCTTAAATGCTTCCTTGATTGGTTCTGCAACTAGACATCCAGAGATCCTCTGAGAGGAAACAAACAGATAAACCTGCACAAACAAAGTAACTCTTGAAAACGCTGTGAAAGTAAAGAACTATACATAGCACACAACAAGCTAGCTCTTGAAACTCTTCTTGTGATTACAGTGCTAGTCATAGACATAGAATCACAATAAGTCAATGTCTTCTTCCTGAGGTTGATAAGTAAAGCAAGTGTTTTGTAGCAAGTACCAAATAATCATGTATGAGCTATGGAATCTATacaaaagattttgttaagTCGTGGATAAAGACTAAAGCTACTCATTACCTTACAATGTTTGTGAAGAATCCAATCCTCACCAAGCACAACCTCCATCATCTTCACAACCTCTTGCACCTGAAAAATGCAAACAATAACCCATTAGATCTTCAAAATGAAGGAACCATTACATGAACCAGCGCAACAAAAACTGTGAAAAGTATGAACCTTGTTCCTATGTGCAGGAGAATCATTTTCCAACACCATAGCAACACGGTTCTTGTCCAAAGAAGGTGATGTGAAGGCTCTCTCGTTCTGCCAACCCTGAGAAACCCAATTATAAAAACCGAAACTTTATCAAACAACCtctacaaaaaaacaaaaaaaaaacataaaaactttGATGGGTCTTAACGTCACCTTAAAAGGGATTCCGTTCATATAGTCCTTGTGGAAGCTTTGGTGGCTCTTCTCATCCAACTCATCTCCAGGAGCATACGTAGCTCCACACTCTACGCAATATCTGAGAAGAAAGTCAGATTGGCCCAGCTCTAAGTGGAACTGAGTATAGCTACGCTTCTTGTTGAGTGTTTTAGGTGCAAAGGAAGGTCCTTTCCTCGGTGGCTCCTCGATTGGTTCCTTAAGCACTTCACTTCTGGAGTGCCACCAAACATTTTAAGAGAAACCCACAAAACTCGAAGAAGCTGAAGAGAATCAAACCACAAAAGATAGTTCCTTTACCCATCGGCTTTGGGAGATCGACGCTCGTAGGTGTTGACGATGACGTTCCGATTATTCTCCCAGGCGGTTAAGCCATCGTCTGTTTCTGGTGTTACTGAGGCGGCGATAGGAGGCGAAGACGAGGGCTTGAAGAAAGAATTGATCTTTGGTTGCATAGCTTAGTGAGATTCAATTGTGCTTAGGtccctttcctcttcttcttcttctcccaatTTGGCGGCACAgagacttttttttctttataatggTTTACCGCGGAAACGGTTTAAGTACAAATTGGCTAACCGGATTGTATGTTTGAAAAGTATAGACTATAGAATTTGTAATGTTGTTAACCGGATCTGAGAACCAGATTGTATTAAGGTCCCTTGTATTTATCAATGTTGTTGTACCAACACTACAGCTTTGATATGAATGATGTTGAATAATGTTCATGTATAtacagtaaaaactctataaattaattaataatattgagactttaatattttattaatttataaagattatTTCTAGGAACtttagtattaatttatagagattattaattttattaatttaatttataggGCCTTTAATATTTATCAGTATTGTTGTACCAACACTACAACTTTGATATGAATGATGTTGATTAATGTTCATGTATAtacagtaaaaactctataaattaattaataatgttgggactttaataatttacaaaaaaaattcattttctagattatttctattttaagatatatttttctaaaataaatttttttttattattttaatgtatatacattaattaacattttgaaattcgacatttgtattaattttactatattatttggtgtatataaaatatgtttcaaagaatttaaat
It encodes:
- the LOC103834612 gene encoding uncharacterized protein LOC103834612, producing the protein MAALQHVCENHLQAKTFCSQVRINWDDLVCPICLDSPHNGVLLQCSSYDNGCRAFVCNTDHLHSNCLDRFITAYGTDPPPPPPDEPRSKVLEESCKPLCPLCRGEVTGWVIVEEARLRLDEKQRCCEEERCRFTGTYTELRKHAQSEHPDSRPSKIDPARKLDWENFQQSSEIIDVLSTIHSEVPRGVVLGDYVIEYGDDDTGDEFEDVAGNEGSWWTSCIFYKMFDNIRNARNRRRARRGGSSRSSYDNSNSDDSSVASIEFPEYRVDEIDDEFITTTSGVNRSNSVHQRLRRHRSRFYEN
- the LOC103834613 gene encoding protein CHROMOSOME TRANSMISSION FIDELITY 7, which codes for MQPKINSFFKPSSSPPIAASVTPETDDGLTAWENNRNVIVNTYERRSPKADGSEVLKEPIEEPPRKGPSFAPKTLNKKRSYTQFHLELGQSDFLLRYCVECGATYAPGDELDEKSHQSFHKDYMNGIPFKGWQNERAFTSPSLDKNRVAMVLENDSPAHRNKVQEVVKMMEVVLGEDWILHKHCKVYLFVSSQRISGCLVAEPIKEAFKIIAPLDDKRQLKKKRSSPSTTIHFGDIVLQREVSKRCPESDDRLDNRAIVCEEEAKPAVCGVRAIWVSPSHRRKGLATQLLDTARESFSNGCVLEKSQLAFSQPSSLGRAFGFNYFGTSSFLVYKAQLSVPYPIL